A DNA window from Campylobacter anatolicus contains the following coding sequences:
- a CDS encoding ATP-dependent helicase yields MKDLLKNLNDAQREAATHIDGAMLILAGAGSGKTKTITTRLAYLISEVGIDPANTLTLTFTNKAANEMRSRALAMLQNADKSFTPLLCTFHKFGLLFLKFYIDKLGRKNNFIIIDTDDKKRILKSFESPLPTSILANEISNYKNSLLSVEEIHKNATLLGDDRGKDGFYQKVAAVYEKYEEYLRTNNLVDFDDLLALTYKILDKNDDLAREISNRYKYIMVDEYQDTNDLQYKLLRKLCLTHENICVVGDDDQSIYGWRGAKIDNILNFKDQFKDTKIIRLEQNYRSTEAILKAANELIDHNRNRLGKKLVSIKGSGDSVMLIESFDESIEAGKIAKSIKELLNKGVLAPDIAILYRVNALSRSLEDGLNKEHIPYKMVGGVKFYERTEIKDIISYLRLVINQNDDFSLKRIINRPKRGLGKVSLDKLEKMAYDGKISMFDAILAIDENDEAFSKKIKAALFEFTDILKELSRADGLYELIDKLESKFGIKKYYESLPDGGDRAANIDEFYAMLKDQIKQNPSFELEEFLNELALTSEQDNISGEAISIMSVHASKGLEFEYLFVIGLEEGFFPLIGDGSDIEEERRLAYVAITRAKKALTLSFANSRFYKGQRTKLNKSRFLSESGVTEGSLVIEKSDEYKKGDLVKHKIFGIGRVTAVSKIKKEFKLTINFAGNVREIMSSFVEKAV; encoded by the coding sequence ATGAAAGATCTACTTAAAAATTTAAACGACGCACAACGCGAAGCTGCTACGCATATCGACGGAGCGATGTTAATACTAGCAGGTGCTGGAAGTGGCAAGACAAAAACGATAACAACACGCCTAGCCTATCTCATAAGTGAAGTCGGTATCGATCCGGCAAATACTCTGACGCTTACATTTACAAACAAGGCGGCAAATGAAATGAGAAGTCGTGCATTAGCGATGCTACAAAATGCAGACAAGAGCTTCACGCCGTTGCTTTGCACGTTTCATAAATTTGGTCTACTATTTTTGAAATTTTACATTGATAAGCTCGGTCGTAAAAATAACTTTATAATCATCGATACTGACGATAAAAAACGTATTTTAAAGAGTTTTGAAAGTCCCCTACCTACATCGATACTAGCAAATGAAATATCAAACTATAAAAACTCACTTTTAAGCGTTGAAGAGATACATAAAAACGCTACACTCTTAGGAGATGATCGTGGCAAAGATGGCTTTTATCAAAAAGTCGCCGCTGTGTATGAAAAATACGAAGAATATCTACGTACAAACAACCTTGTTGATTTTGATGATCTGCTCGCACTTACGTATAAAATTTTAGATAAAAACGATGATCTAGCTCGTGAAATTTCAAATCGCTACAAATACATAATGGTAGATGAATATCAAGATACAAACGATCTTCAGTATAAGCTACTTCGAAAACTATGTCTAACGCACGAAAATATCTGCGTTGTTGGCGATGACGATCAAAGTATTTATGGTTGGCGTGGTGCAAAAATTGATAATATATTAAATTTTAAAGATCAGTTCAAAGATACAAAAATAATCCGCCTAGAACAAAACTACCGCTCAACAGAGGCAATATTAAAAGCAGCAAATGAGCTTATAGATCACAACCGAAATCGTCTTGGTAAAAAGCTAGTTAGTATCAAAGGTAGTGGCGATAGCGTGATGTTAATAGAGAGTTTTGATGAGAGCATAGAGGCTGGTAAAATCGCAAAAAGTATCAAAGAATTACTAAATAAGGGAGTCTTAGCACCTGATATAGCGATACTTTATCGCGTAAATGCTCTATCTCGCTCACTTGAAGATGGTCTAAATAAAGAGCATATACCTTATAAAATGGTAGGTGGTGTCAAATTTTATGAACGTACTGAGATAAAAGATATCATAAGCTACCTGCGTCTAGTAATAAATCAAAACGATGACTTCTCGCTAAAACGCATCATCAACCGCCCAAAACGTGGGCTTGGAAAGGTTAGCCTTGATAAATTAGAAAAAATGGCGTATGACGGCAAGATATCTATGTTTGATGCGATTTTAGCTATTGATGAAAATGACGAGGCGTTTAGTAAAAAAATCAAAGCTGCTCTTTTTGAATTTACAGACATCTTAAAAGAGCTTAGCAGAGCAGATGGTTTATATGAGCTTATCGATAAGCTTGAAAGTAAATTTGGTATCAAAAAATACTACGAAAGTCTCCCAGATGGTGGCGATCGTGCGGCAAATATTGATGAGTTTTACGCTATGCTAAAAGATCAAATCAAACAAAATCCGAGCTTTGAGCTAGAAGAATTTTTAAATGAGCTAGCTCTTACTAGTGAGCAAGACAATATAAGTGGCGAAGCTATCAGCATAATGAGCGTTCATGCGAGTAAAGGGCTTGAGTTTGAATACCTTTTTGTCATCGGTCTTGAAGAGGGATTTTTCCCACTTATCGGTGATGGAAGCGATATCGAAGAGGAAAGACGCTTGGCATATGTAGCTATCACACGAGCTAAAAAGGCTCTAACACTAAGCTTCGCAAACTCACGCTTTTACAAAGGACAACGCACAAAGCTAAACAAGAGTAGATTTTTAAGCGAAAGTGGCGTCACAGAAGGCTCACTAGTTATCGAAAAAAGCGATGAGTATAAAAAGGGTGATTTAGTAAAGCATAAAATTTTTGGTATTGGTCGTGTAACAGCTGTCAGCAAGATAAAAAAAGAGTTTAAGCTCACTATAAATTTTGCAGGTAACGTGCGAGAGATAATGTCAAGCTTCGTTGAAAAAGCCGTATGA
- the truB gene encoding tRNA pseudouridine(55) synthase TruB codes for MNAIFVANKPSGLSSNQFLSRLKRKYGENKAGYSGTLDPFASGCLIVAFGSYTKFFQFLEKSPKIYEATMWLGAKSESGDNENISKVTLLKPFANESLEIVRKSLLGIVSYTPPKFSAKNIDGIRAYKLARNGYEFELKTQTMQVFSCDITNYCHPFLSFRISVSEGGYIRSYAKLFAQKLGVDATLSALKRVSEGEFKFENERFLGIDEVLKLPENEYLGDISDIMDGKKIDTTKLKNDKNGIYLLKYDKFITIIKIENKMVSYCLNKVEKC; via the coding sequence ATGAACGCCATTTTTGTCGCTAATAAACCATCAGGGCTTAGCTCAAATCAGTTTTTAAGTAGACTAAAGCGAAAATATGGCGAAAATAAGGCCGGATATTCCGGCACACTTGATCCATTTGCTAGTGGTTGTTTAATAGTCGCATTTGGTAGCTATACTAAATTTTTTCAGTTTTTAGAAAAATCACCTAAAATTTATGAAGCAACAATGTGGCTAGGGGCAAAAAGCGAAAGTGGTGATAATGAAAATATAAGCAAAGTAACCTTACTAAAGCCCTTTGCAAACGAGAGCTTGGAGATAGTACGCAAAAGCTTACTTGGTATTGTAAGCTACACACCACCTAAATTTAGTGCTAAAAATATTGATGGCATAAGAGCGTATAAACTCGCACGAAATGGCTATGAATTTGAGCTAAAAACGCAAACTATGCAGGTGTTTAGTTGTGATATTACAAACTATTGTCATCCATTTTTAAGCTTTCGTATTAGTGTGAGCGAGGGCGGATATATACGTTCATACGCTAAACTTTTTGCACAAAAACTTGGGGTAGACGCAACGCTTAGTGCATTAAAAAGAGTAAGCGAAGGTGAATTTAAATTTGAAAACGAGAGATTTTTAGGAATTGACGAGGTATTAAAATTACCTGAAAATGAGTATTTGGGCGATATCAGCGACATAATGGACGGAAAAAAAATAGATACAACGAAGCTAAAAAACGATAAAAATGGTATATATTTACTAAAATATGATAAATTTATAACCATTATAAAAATAGAAAATAAGATGGTTAGCTACTGTCTAAATAAGGTTGAAAAATGTTAA
- the csrA gene encoding carbon storage regulator CsrA — MLILSRKENEEILLGDDIKIIVVGISKSGVKLGIEAPKNTMILRSELAYGIKKENTQASKDISNETLEELAKKIQK; from the coding sequence ATGTTAATCCTTTCAAGAAAAGAAAATGAAGAAATTTTATTAGGTGACGATATTAAAATAATAGTTGTCGGTATATCTAAAAGTGGTGTAAAACTTGGCATAGAGGCACCCAAAAATACAATGATACTTCGTAGTGAGCTTGCTTATGGTATCAAAAAAGAAAATACTCAAGCAAGCAAAGATATATCAAATGAAACTTTAGAAGAGTTAGCAAAAAAAATACAAAAATGA